In Brienomyrus brachyistius isolate T26 chromosome 19, BBRACH_0.4, whole genome shotgun sequence, one DNA window encodes the following:
- the LOC125714603 gene encoding uncharacterized protein LOC125714603, which produces MNNKTNLTNVNYVIYGCICLSGLLGTLYIYDVSLWDWRVIICGCLILVCPFIVRTIYFNWNSSPLLSVKVHVLVAGETFQAHETFIQKLKLQIELCSAESSNVILLFCPVVSRIGTDMEAAMDRVTVKKPVIRVFMHHCHKPSDMTNITVQPSRGNIVQVVHCAFLEYGGLLQCSENNQAVSEVRMMLQKYQQGNGPSTEEISKSV; this is translated from the exons atGAATAACAAG ACCAATTTGACTAACGTCAATTACGTAATTTATG GTTGCATTTGTCTGTCAGGCCTATTGGGAACCCTCTACATATATG ATGTTTCTCTCTGGGATTGGCGTGTCATAATATGTGGCTGCCTCATCCTTGTGTGTCCGTTCATTGTGCGCACAATCTATTTCAACTGGAATTCCTCCCCACTTCTCTCAG TAAAAGTACATGTGCTGGTTGCTGGAGAAACTTTTCAGGCCCATGAAACCTTCATACAAAAGCTGAAGCTGCAGATAGAGCTCTGCAGTGCAGAGAGCAGCAACGTCATCCTGCTCTTCTGTCCTGTTGTTTCTCGGATTGGGACagacatggaggcagccatggacAGAGTTACAG TAAAAAAACCTGTCATCCGGGTGTTCATGCACCACTGTCACAAACCCAGTGACATGACCAACATCACAGTGCAACCATCCAGGGGCAACATAGTGCAAGTCGTCCACTGTGCCTTTCTCGAATACGGTGGGCTGCTGCAATGCAGCGAAAACAATCAGGCAGTCTCTGAGGTCCGTATGATGTTGCAGAAATACCAGCAAGGAAACGGACCCTCCACAGAGGAGATATCTAAATCAGTATAA